One Comamonas endophytica DNA window includes the following coding sequences:
- a CDS encoding RidA family protein: MSATTPGIAQPLARYAAWRRAGDMVFLSGIIAVDPTAGRIVRGYADIPDEAAALIGRTGEFSSDIREGPILAQSWYVLDRIRQTIEAAGGQMSDVIKLVQYFKDLDHFPQYSRVRRQFFPGEPPASTVVEVSGMLPTPEILIEVEATAWLPQR; the protein is encoded by the coding sequence ATGAGCGCCACCACCCCGGGCATTGCCCAACCCCTGGCGCGCTATGCCGCGTGGCGCCGCGCGGGCGACATGGTGTTCCTGTCCGGAATCATTGCCGTCGACCCCACGGCCGGGCGCATCGTGCGCGGCTACGCCGACATTCCCGACGAGGCCGCGGCGCTGATCGGCCGCACCGGCGAGTTCAGCAGCGATATCAGGGAAGGCCCGATCCTGGCGCAGAGCTGGTATGTGCTGGACCGCATCCGCCAGACCATCGAGGCCGCGGGCGGCCAGATGTCGGATGTGATCAAGCTGGTGCAGTACTTCAAGGATCTGGACCACTTCCCGCAGTACAGCCGCGTGCGCCGGCAGTTCTTCCCGGGCGAGCCGCCCGCCTCCACCGTGGTCGAGGTCAGCGGCATGCTGCCCACGCCCGAGATCCTGATCGAAGTCGAAGCCACGGCCTGGCTGCCCCAGCGCTGA
- a CDS encoding ABC transporter permease, producing MSTPFPTVSAVAPRTAPAAPAAKKAAPVRPTRAPLLSQPRVQRILYPLLVGVVLIALWQGLVTGLELPPYLVPSPWLMLQTLVTDWAALGASLWVTIKITLLAFVAATVAGVLISFLFVQSKRIETALFPYAVLLQVTPIVAVAPLIIIWVKDPTASMVICAALVALFPIISNTTLGLRSVEPDLQSYFQLNRATRLQTLVRLRIPSALPYFFGGLRISSGLALIGAVVAEFVAGTGGSGAGLAYQILQAGFQLNIPRMFAALLLISLTGVAMFVLMAWLSRVALGSWHASES from the coding sequence ATGAGCACCCCGTTTCCAACCGTTTCCGCCGTCGCGCCACGCACTGCCCCGGCTGCGCCAGCCGCGAAGAAAGCCGCCCCGGTCCGGCCCACGCGCGCGCCCCTGCTGTCCCAGCCACGCGTGCAGCGCATCCTCTACCCGCTGCTGGTCGGCGTGGTGCTGATCGCGCTGTGGCAGGGCCTGGTCACGGGGCTGGAGCTGCCGCCCTATCTGGTGCCCTCGCCCTGGCTGATGCTGCAGACGCTGGTTACCGACTGGGCCGCGCTGGGCGCCTCGCTGTGGGTCACGATCAAGATCACGCTGCTGGCCTTCGTGGCCGCCACCGTGGCCGGGGTGCTGATCTCCTTCCTGTTCGTGCAGAGCAAGCGCATCGAGACCGCGCTTTTTCCCTATGCCGTGCTGCTGCAGGTCACGCCCATCGTCGCCGTCGCGCCGCTGATCATCATCTGGGTCAAGGACCCGACTGCCTCGATGGTGATCTGCGCCGCGCTGGTGGCGCTGTTCCCGATCATCAGCAACACCACGCTGGGCCTGCGCAGCGTCGAGCCCGACCTGCAGAGCTACTTCCAGCTCAACCGCGCGACGCGGCTGCAGACGCTGGTGCGGCTGCGCATCCCGAGCGCGCTGCCCTATTTCTTCGGCGGGCTGCGCATCTCCAGCGGCCTGGCGCTGATCGGCGCAGTGGTGGCCGAATTCGTCGCCGGCACGGGCGGCTCGGGCGCGGGGCTGGCGTATCAGATCCTGCAGGCTGGGTTTCAACTCAACATCCCGCGGATGTTCGCGGCGCTGCTGCTGATTTCGCTGACGGGCGTGGCGATGTTCGTGCTGATGGCGTGGCTGAGCCGGGTGGCGTTAGGAAGTTGGCATGCGAGCGAGAGCTAG
- a CDS encoding amidohydrolase family protein — protein sequence MPSPDHLLGARLPRWLLPAQWPEQAGQPVLADLNLSQGRVRGIAPHDPARAPAGAWHLDGALVLPGLVDAHTHLDKTFTLSRMGTVKPGLLGAIEAMMADRPHWTEADIRTRAGRALQWAHEAGTVHLRTHCDWWEPDAQPLAWNVLRELAQEWAPRLTLERVALIPLHLYSERDDAMRLARTMAASGPGALLGGFVHTSNWNPQALRHLFEAAQRHGLDVDLHVDEELTPQAQGLATTAALLRELRFDGHVVCGHTCALAVQDEAQALATLDAVAASGITLVTLPITNLLLQDATTGRTPRQRGLTLVKEARARGIPVLIASDNVQDPFCPVGSFDPLEALNTGVLAAQLEQPFDLWSEALCRADWLRRGAPALPLQPGSSADLIIFPQADCWGFPSRTQARVVLRQGAVASGQASATWSRSSIPTRSFA from the coding sequence ATGCCTTCTCCCGACCATCTTCTGGGCGCGCGCCTGCCGCGCTGGCTGCTGCCCGCGCAATGGCCTGAACAGGCGGGGCAGCCTGTGCTCGCCGACCTGAATCTGTCCCAGGGCCGCGTGCGGGGCATCGCGCCGCACGATCCAGCAAGGGCCCCGGCCGGTGCCTGGCATCTGGACGGCGCGCTGGTGCTGCCCGGCCTGGTCGATGCGCATACCCATCTCGACAAGACCTTCACGCTCTCGCGCATGGGCACCGTGAAGCCCGGACTGCTGGGCGCCATCGAGGCGATGATGGCCGACCGCCCGCACTGGACCGAAGCCGATATCCGCACCCGCGCCGGCCGCGCGCTGCAATGGGCTCATGAAGCCGGCACGGTCCACCTGCGCACGCACTGCGACTGGTGGGAGCCCGACGCCCAGCCGCTGGCGTGGAACGTGCTGCGCGAACTGGCGCAGGAATGGGCGCCGCGCCTGACGCTCGAGCGCGTGGCGCTGATTCCGCTGCATCTGTATTCAGAGCGTGACGATGCCATGCGCCTGGCGCGCACGATGGCCGCCAGCGGCCCCGGTGCGCTGCTGGGCGGCTTCGTGCACACGTCGAACTGGAACCCGCAGGCATTGCGCCACCTGTTCGAGGCCGCGCAGCGGCATGGCTTGGATGTGGACCTGCATGTCGACGAGGAACTGACGCCGCAGGCCCAGGGCCTGGCGACCACCGCCGCGCTGCTGCGGGAGCTGCGCTTCGACGGCCATGTGGTCTGCGGCCACACCTGCGCGCTGGCCGTGCAGGACGAGGCCCAGGCGCTGGCCACGCTCGATGCCGTGGCCGCCAGCGGCATCACGCTGGTCACGCTGCCCATCACCAATCTGCTGCTGCAGGACGCCACCACGGGCCGCACGCCGCGCCAGCGCGGGCTGACGCTGGTCAAGGAAGCGCGTGCGCGCGGCATTCCGGTGCTGATCGCCAGCGACAACGTGCAGGACCCGTTCTGCCCGGTCGGCAGCTTCGATCCACTGGAAGCATTGAACACCGGCGTGCTGGCGGCGCAGCTCGAACAGCCCTTCGACCTTTGGTCCGAGGCGCTGTGCCGCGCCGACTGGCTGCGCCGCGGCGCGCCTGCCTTGCCGCTGCAACCCGGCAGCAGCGCCGACCTGATCATCTTCCCGCAGGCCGATTGCTGGGGCTTTCCCTCGCGCACCCAGGCGCGCGTGGTGCTGCGCCAGGGTGCGGTCGCCAGCGGCCAGGCCAGTGCCACATGGTCCCGATCTTCCATCCCCACAAGGAGTTTCGCATGA
- a CDS encoding ABC transporter ATP-binding protein codes for MTPAELPPAATPAVEVLSAEKTYPNGTQALLPVDLGIEEGEFVTLLGPSGCGKSTLLKMVAGLLEPTDGRLHLWRRPVAQLAESGKKMAFVFQSPTLMPWASVQTNVRLPLDLAGVARAEADARVTEALALVGLSKFAQALPRALSGGMQMRVSIARGLVTQPDLLLMDEPFGALDEITRHKLDADLLDLWRRKKLTVIFVTHSIHEAVFLSSRVVMMAARPGRVVEEFRIEAPYPRTADFMVSPEFSRYAKLLQDSLLRASADSMEAFA; via the coding sequence ATGACCCCCGCTGAACTTCCGCCTGCCGCCACGCCCGCCGTGGAGGTGCTGTCGGCCGAGAAGACCTACCCCAACGGCACCCAGGCGCTGCTGCCCGTGGACCTGGGCATCGAGGAAGGCGAGTTCGTCACGCTGCTTGGCCCCTCGGGCTGCGGCAAGAGCACGCTGCTCAAAATGGTGGCCGGCCTGCTCGAGCCCACCGACGGCCGGCTGCACCTGTGGCGCCGGCCCGTGGCGCAACTGGCCGAGAGCGGCAAGAAGATGGCCTTTGTCTTCCAGTCGCCGACGCTCATGCCCTGGGCCAGCGTGCAGACCAATGTGCGCCTGCCGCTGGACCTGGCGGGCGTGGCGCGCGCCGAGGCCGATGCGCGCGTGACGGAGGCGCTGGCCCTGGTCGGCCTGTCGAAGTTCGCCCAGGCGCTGCCGCGCGCCTTGTCGGGCGGCATGCAGATGCGGGTGTCGATCGCACGCGGCCTGGTGACCCAGCCCGACCTGCTGCTGATGGACGAGCCCTTTGGCGCGCTCGACGAGATCACGCGCCACAAGCTCGACGCCGACCTGCTCGACCTGTGGCGCAGGAAGAAGCTCACGGTGATCTTCGTCACGCACTCGATCCACGAGGCCGTCTTCCTGTCGAGCCGCGTGGTCATGATGGCCGCGCGCCCGGGCCGCGTGGTCGAGGAGTTCCGCATCGAAGCGCCCTACCCGCGCACGGCCGATTTCATGGTCTCGCCCGAATTCAGCCGCTACGCCAAGCTGCTGCAGGACAGCCTGCTGCGCGCCAGCGCCGACTCCATGGAGGCATTCGCATGA
- a CDS encoding NAD(P)H-dependent oxidoreductase yields the protein MRVLVIYCHPVETSYHAALHTELLLNLRGAGHEVDDCDLYAEDFNPVLSREERLGYHEVPGNRLPVQGYVDRLLWAEALVFCFPTWCFGMPAMLKGFFDRVLMPGVAFDISDPQNVKPALTHIKRISAVVTYGRPRWTALLMGDPPRKSVTRYLRLLTGGRARVDYHACYHLNVATPRRLEAFKARVGDAMARLA from the coding sequence ATGCGCGTCCTCGTGATCTATTGCCATCCGGTGGAGACCAGCTACCACGCGGCCTTGCATACCGAGCTGCTGCTCAACCTGCGCGGCGCGGGCCACGAGGTGGACGACTGCGACCTCTATGCGGAAGACTTCAACCCGGTGCTGAGCCGCGAGGAACGCCTGGGCTACCACGAGGTGCCTGGCAACCGCCTGCCGGTACAGGGCTATGTGGACCGGCTGCTGTGGGCCGAGGCCCTGGTGTTCTGCTTCCCCACCTGGTGCTTCGGCATGCCGGCCATGCTCAAGGGCTTCTTCGACCGCGTGCTGATGCCCGGCGTGGCCTTCGACATCAGCGATCCGCAGAACGTCAAGCCGGCGCTGACGCATATCAAGCGCATCTCGGCCGTGGTGACCTACGGCCGGCCGCGCTGGACCGCGCTGCTGATGGGCGATCCGCCGCGCAAGTCGGTGACGCGCTACCTGCGCCTGCTCACGGGCGGCCGGGCGCGGGTCGACTACCACGCCTGCTACCACCTCAATGTCGCCACGCCGCGGCGCCTCGAAGCCTTCAAGGCGCGCGTGGGCGATGCCATGGCGCGCCTTGCCTGA
- a CDS encoding FAD-binding oxidoreductase: MTATITAAHYLPTLLPTLDWISDPLRVGRLSQDFAWFSPVLKRELAGKRADIAVRPRTEDEIRQVVAACASAGIPITVRGSGTGNYGQCTPLQGGVILDLSGYNAFGWVRGGVGRAQAGIRLGDFDAQARPLGQELRWLPSTYRSATLGGLFGGGFGGAGSINHGPLAAPGNVLAVRAMTVEAEPQVIELRGAEAMLLHHTYGTNGIVLELEVALTPAMEWTECIATFDAFDAALEFADRFASAPGLEKKEVCFLAAPIPAYFTSLAEYLPAGCHAVLLLVAPHSEAGMRDMVARHGGQVSYRKTAEEVKAGNKTLVEYTWNHTTLHALKVDKGLTYIQSGFDPKRKLEQVKALEAALGGEVMMHLEFLRTKEGALNCSGLQIIRYTTEERLNQIMQIHRDHGVQINNPHVYIVEDGKQNNLDPAVVQTKQRFDPLGLLNPGKLRSWEAMQPLRQSA; this comes from the coding sequence ATGACCGCCACCATTACCGCAGCCCACTACCTCCCCACCCTCCTCCCCACCCTCGACTGGATCTCCGACCCCCTGCGCGTGGGCCGCCTTTCGCAGGACTTCGCCTGGTTCAGCCCGGTGCTCAAACGCGAGCTGGCAGGCAAGCGCGCCGACATCGCCGTGCGCCCGCGCACCGAAGATGAAATCCGCCAGGTGGTGGCTGCCTGCGCCAGCGCCGGCATTCCCATCACGGTGCGCGGCAGCGGCACCGGCAATTACGGCCAGTGCACGCCGCTGCAGGGCGGCGTGATCCTCGACCTCTCGGGCTACAACGCCTTTGGCTGGGTGCGCGGCGGCGTGGGCCGGGCGCAGGCCGGTATCCGCCTGGGTGACTTCGACGCGCAGGCCAGGCCGCTGGGCCAGGAGCTGCGCTGGCTGCCTTCGACCTACCGCAGCGCCACGCTGGGCGGACTGTTCGGCGGCGGCTTTGGCGGCGCGGGCTCGATCAACCACGGCCCGCTGGCCGCGCCGGGCAACGTGCTGGCGGTGCGTGCCATGACCGTCGAAGCCGAGCCGCAGGTCATCGAGCTGCGCGGCGCCGAGGCCATGCTGCTGCACCACACCTACGGCACCAACGGCATCGTGCTGGAGCTGGAAGTCGCGCTCACGCCGGCCATGGAGTGGACCGAATGCATTGCGACCTTCGACGCATTCGACGCGGCGCTGGAGTTTGCCGACCGCTTTGCCAGCGCGCCGGGCCTGGAGAAAAAGGAAGTGTGCTTTCTGGCCGCGCCCATTCCCGCCTACTTCACCAGCCTGGCCGAATACCTGCCCGCGGGCTGCCACGCGGTGCTGCTGCTGGTCGCGCCGCATTCCGAAGCCGGCATGCGCGACATGGTGGCCAGGCATGGCGGCCAGGTCAGCTACCGCAAGACCGCCGAGGAAGTGAAGGCCGGCAACAAGACCCTGGTCGAGTACACCTGGAACCACACCACGCTGCATGCGCTCAAGGTGGACAAGGGGCTGACCTATATCCAGAGCGGCTTCGATCCGAAACGCAAGCTCGAACAGGTCAAGGCGCTGGAAGCGGCGCTGGGCGGCGAGGTCATGATGCACCTCGAGTTCCTGCGCACCAAGGAAGGCGCGCTCAACTGCAGCGGGCTGCAGATCATCCGCTACACCACCGAGGAGCGGCTGAACCAGATCATGCAGATCCACCGCGACCATGGCGTGCAGATCAACAACCCGCATGTCTACATCGTCGAGGACGGCAAGCAGAACAACCTCGACCCCGCCGTCGTCCAGACCAAGCAGCGCTTCGACCCGTTGGGTTTGCTCAATCCCGGCAAGCTGCGCAGCTGGGAGGCCATGCAGCCGCTGCGCCAGAGCGCGTAA
- a CDS encoding isopenicillin N synthase family dioxygenase has protein sequence MSTATYDMTELQKETRMGAMGSESRCREIRRIDLSDFAERKIEIANQLWDAAVDVGFFQVVNHGIALDDVHEAFAMAERFFALPDAVKAQYPLKKALNVGWESRAQVRPSTGTPDQKESYQITRPHMHGLWPTEQELAGFQATMLAFEGQCWRVAMQVLSCFAWKLGFDDEFFLRAHDPAQPSYQSTLRLLHYFATPPEQQASLGLWRAGAHTDFDCLSLLFQRQGQGGLQVCPGKEMDSQKWTSVEPDEKAITCNIGDMLMRWSDDQLPSNFHRVKNPLPGEYMGPRYSLAFFAQANRDALIEGPGKKYPPIAAGDYLNQRVAANFKAY, from the coding sequence ATGAGCACCGCCACCTACGACATGACCGAGCTGCAGAAGGAAACGCGCATGGGCGCGATGGGCAGCGAGAGCCGCTGCCGCGAGATCCGCCGCATCGACCTGTCGGATTTTGCCGAGCGCAAGATCGAGATCGCCAACCAGCTCTGGGATGCCGCCGTCGACGTCGGCTTCTTCCAGGTCGTGAACCACGGCATCGCGCTGGACGACGTGCATGAAGCCTTTGCCATGGCCGAGCGCTTCTTTGCGCTGCCCGATGCCGTCAAGGCCCAATACCCGCTGAAGAAAGCGCTGAACGTGGGCTGGGAAAGCCGCGCCCAGGTGCGCCCCTCGACCGGCACGCCCGACCAGAAGGAGTCCTACCAGATCACGCGCCCGCATATGCACGGCCTGTGGCCCACCGAGCAGGAACTGGCCGGTTTCCAGGCAACGATGCTGGCCTTCGAGGGCCAGTGCTGGCGGGTGGCGATGCAGGTGCTGTCGTGCTTTGCCTGGAAGCTGGGCTTCGACGACGAATTCTTCCTGCGCGCGCACGACCCGGCGCAGCCCAGCTACCAGAGCACCTTGCGCCTGCTGCACTACTTCGCCACGCCCCCGGAACAACAGGCCAGCCTGGGCCTGTGGCGCGCCGGCGCGCACACCGACTTCGACTGCCTGAGCCTGCTGTTCCAGCGCCAGGGGCAGGGCGGGCTGCAGGTCTGCCCGGGCAAGGAAATGGACAGCCAGAAGTGGACCTCGGTCGAGCCCGACGAGAAGGCGATCACCTGCAATATCGGCGACATGCTGATGCGCTGGAGCGACGACCAGCTGCCCTCGAACTTCCACCGCGTGAAGAACCCGCTGCCCGGGGAATACATGGGGCCGCGCTACAGCCTGGCGTTCTTTGCGCAGGCCAACCGCGATGCGCTCATCGAGGGACCGGGGAAGAAATATCCGCCTATTGCTGCGGGGGACTATCTGAATCAGCGGGTGGCGGCGAATTTCAAGGCGTATTGA
- a CDS encoding nucleoside deaminase — MSALMFATPAPLEDPMPLGDADGTYLRQAIALSHTARARGNRPFGAVVVGGDGKLLAEAYCNTTETGDCTGHAETNAVRQLGPKVPREVLSNATLYSSGEPCVMCAGAIFWSGIGRVVFGIDAVRLRVFRGERAEQRDAELSCRDVFAASPHAIECIGPALLDEASLPHVGFWKS; from the coding sequence ATGTCCGCACTGATGTTCGCCACCCCCGCCCCGCTGGAAGATCCCATGCCTCTTGGCGATGCCGACGGCACCTATCTGCGCCAGGCCATTGCCCTGTCCCACACCGCGCGCGCGCGCGGCAACCGCCCGTTTGGCGCAGTGGTCGTTGGCGGCGACGGAAAACTGCTGGCCGAAGCCTATTGCAACACCACCGAGACCGGCGACTGCACGGGCCATGCCGAAACCAATGCCGTGCGCCAGCTGGGGCCCAAGGTGCCGCGCGAAGTGCTGTCCAACGCCACCCTGTATTCGTCCGGCGAGCCCTGCGTGATGTGCGCGGGCGCGATCTTCTGGTCGGGCATCGGGCGCGTGGTGTTCGGCATCGATGCCGTGCGCCTGCGCGTGTTCCGCGGCGAACGCGCCGAGCAGCGCGATGCCGAGCTCTCGTGCCGCGACGTGTTTGCCGCGTCGCCGCACGCCATCGAATGCATAGGCCCGGCGCTGCTCGACGAGGCCAGCCTCCCCCACGTGGGATTCTGGAAATCCTGA
- a CDS encoding TetR family transcriptional regulator C-terminal domain-containing protein yields the protein MTASDAEVLPSRAKQGRERILCAIREAAIAEFSRHGFKGASTKAIAERAGLTKPQLHYYISSKEELYEELLYSVLNGWSSAFVFDSDSDDPRAVLGGYVRKKLDYALDNPGLSRIFTTEVLGGGRNLGKYWPVAVKSTQQKVQLIDRWIAEGRMRALDATVLLMQIWGMTQHYADYGVQVHIMLGLAPDEPIDREPIRRELTNSVLLSCGLAPE from the coding sequence ATGACCGCATCCGACGCCGAAGTCCTTCCCAGCCGCGCCAAGCAGGGGCGCGAGCGCATCCTCTGCGCGATCCGCGAGGCGGCAATTGCCGAGTTCAGCCGCCACGGCTTCAAGGGCGCCTCGACCAAGGCCATTGCCGAGCGCGCGGGGCTCACCAAGCCACAGCTGCACTATTACATCAGCAGCAAGGAAGAGCTCTACGAGGAACTGCTGTATTCGGTGCTCAATGGCTGGTCCAGCGCCTTCGTGTTCGACAGCGACAGCGACGACCCGCGGGCGGTGCTTGGCGGCTATGTGCGCAAGAAGCTCGACTATGCGCTCGACAACCCCGGGCTGTCGCGCATCTTCACCACCGAGGTGCTGGGCGGGGGGCGCAACCTGGGCAAATACTGGCCGGTGGCCGTGAAGTCCACGCAGCAGAAGGTGCAGCTGATCGACCGCTGGATCGCCGAGGGGCGCATGCGCGCCCTGGACGCCACGGTGCTGCTGATGCAGATCTGGGGGATGACGCAGCACTACGCCGACTATGGCGTGCAGGTGCACATCATGCTGGGCCTGGCGCCCGACGAGCCCATCGACCGCGAGCCGATCCGGCGCGAACTCACCAATTCCGTGCTGTTGTCCTGCGGGCTCGCACCAGAATAG
- a CDS encoding 2Fe-2S iron-sulfur cluster-binding protein: protein MQISASTAAPPATEAAFELVLARSQLRLNVEPGESMADVLQLAGIAIDTLCEQGVCGTCATRWLEGAPAHRDSCLSAEEQRTHVAVCCARSHGASLTLDL, encoded by the coding sequence ATGCAAATCTCCGCCTCCACCGCAGCGCCCCCTGCCACCGAAGCCGCCTTTGAACTGGTGCTGGCGCGCAGCCAGTTGCGCCTGAATGTCGAGCCCGGCGAAAGCATGGCCGACGTGCTGCAGCTGGCCGGCATTGCCATCGACACGCTGTGCGAGCAGGGCGTGTGCGGCACCTGCGCCACGCGCTGGCTCGAAGGCGCGCCCGCGCATCGCGACAGCTGCCTCAGTGCCGAGGAGCAGCGCACCCATGTCGCGGTGTGCTGCGCGCGCAGCCATGGCGCCAGCCTCACGCTCGATCTCTGA
- a CDS encoding creatininase family protein: MLHGYNPSHRFLPYLSWTEIAALPDKENTVIVLPTGATEQHGPHLPCAVDTVISAGVVGHALARLPAEVPAFAMAPITYGKSEEHLHFPGTVTLSGETLLATMNEIGESVYRAGFRKLLFVNGHGGQPQVMEMCARELRLRHGDFIVVPSFTWRVPHVAGKYLSDRERKLAMHAGHAETALMLALAPDTVHMERAVTNYPPVFPSSLLSPDGRPACAWSARDFGPSGIIGDPLPATAEQGRAILDSLAASWAAAITELHQLQWAARPEPTWGRAHHTGHVELA; the protein is encoded by the coding sequence ATGCTGCATGGCTACAACCCGTCCCACCGCTTCCTGCCCTATCTGAGCTGGACCGAGATCGCAGCCTTGCCCGACAAGGAGAACACCGTCATCGTGCTGCCCACGGGCGCCACCGAGCAGCACGGCCCGCACCTGCCCTGCGCGGTGGACACGGTGATCAGCGCCGGCGTCGTGGGCCATGCGCTGGCGCGCCTGCCGGCCGAGGTGCCGGCCTTTGCCATGGCGCCGATCACCTATGGCAAGTCGGAGGAGCACCTGCACTTCCCCGGCACCGTGACGCTGAGCGGCGAGACGCTGCTGGCGACGATGAACGAGATCGGCGAATCGGTCTACCGCGCGGGCTTTCGCAAGCTGCTGTTCGTCAACGGCCATGGCGGCCAGCCGCAGGTCATGGAGATGTGCGCGCGCGAACTGCGCCTGCGCCATGGCGACTTCATCGTCGTGCCCAGCTTCACCTGGCGCGTGCCGCATGTCGCCGGCAAGTACCTGTCGGACAGGGAAAGGAAGCTGGCCATGCACGCCGGCCACGCCGAGACCGCGCTGATGCTGGCGCTGGCGCCCGACACCGTGCACATGGAGCGCGCCGTCACCAACTACCCGCCGGTGTTCCCATCTTCCCTGCTCTCGCCCGACGGCCGCCCGGCCTGCGCCTGGAGCGCGCGCGACTTCGGCCCCAGCGGCATCATCGGCGACCCGCTGCCAGCCACGGCCGAGCAGGGCCGCGCGATCCTCGACTCGCTGGCCGCGAGCTGGGCCGCGGCGATCACCGAGCTGCACCAGCTGCAGTGGGCCGCGCGCCCCGAGCCGACCTGGGGCCGCGCGCACCACACGGGCCATGTCGAGCTGGCCTGA
- a CDS encoding ABC transporter substrate-binding protein, whose amino-acid sequence MMKSASRLSQLGAAALLALGALGTAQAQEKFTFMTNWYAQAEHGGFYQALATGLYKKHGLDAHIKMGGPQVNIVQMMAAGQADCVMGSSDVQMVQMREGGVPVTTIAAIFQKDVQALITHEDVKRFEDLKGKTILIGSSAQRGFWPWLKAKYGLSDSQTRPYTFNIQPFVADKNVAQQGYLTSEPFAIAKAGVKANTLLFSDHGYPAYATTVSCMDKTLKARSAAVTAFVKASMEGWRSYLADPAPGNALIKKDNPNMTDEQLAYSVAKLKELRMITGGDAATQGIGVITEARAKASYDFLVETKLIDPAKVKLADAYNTSFVKDLKVLP is encoded by the coding sequence ATGATGAAGTCCGCCTCCCGCCTTTCCCAACTTGGTGCCGCCGCGCTGCTCGCCCTTGGTGCCCTCGGCACCGCGCAGGCGCAGGAGAAATTCACCTTCATGACCAACTGGTACGCGCAGGCCGAGCACGGCGGTTTCTACCAGGCGCTGGCCACGGGCCTGTACAAGAAACATGGCCTGGACGCTCACATCAAGATGGGTGGCCCTCAGGTCAACATCGTGCAGATGATGGCCGCGGGCCAGGCCGACTGCGTGATGGGCTCGAGCGACGTGCAGATGGTGCAGATGCGCGAGGGCGGCGTGCCCGTGACCACCATTGCCGCGATCTTCCAGAAGGATGTGCAGGCGCTGATCACGCACGAGGACGTGAAGCGGTTCGAGGACCTCAAGGGCAAGACCATCCTGATCGGCTCCTCGGCGCAGCGCGGCTTCTGGCCCTGGCTCAAGGCCAAGTACGGCCTGAGCGATTCGCAGACCCGCCCCTATACCTTCAACATCCAGCCTTTCGTCGCCGACAAGAACGTGGCCCAGCAGGGTTATCTGACCTCCGAGCCCTTTGCCATCGCCAAAGCCGGCGTCAAGGCCAACACGCTGCTGTTCAGCGACCACGGCTATCCCGCCTACGCGACCACGGTTTCGTGTATGGACAAGACGCTCAAGGCGCGCAGCGCCGCGGTGACCGCCTTCGTCAAGGCCTCGATGGAAGGCTGGAGGAGCTACCTGGCCGATCCTGCGCCCGGTAACGCGCTGATCAAGAAGGACAACCCCAACATGACGGACGAACAGCTGGCCTACAGCGTGGCCAAGCTCAAGGAGCTGCGCATGATCACCGGCGGCGACGCGGCCACCCAGGGCATCGGCGTGATCACCGAAGCGCGCGCCAAGGCCAGCTACGACTTCCTGGTGGAAACCAAGCTCATCGACCCCGCCAAGGTCAAGCTGGCCGATGCCTACAACACCAGCTTCGTCAAGGACCTCAAGGTCCTTCCCTGA